One window of the Ideonella sp. WA131b genome contains the following:
- a CDS encoding DUF480 domain-containing protein, with protein sequence MRTLNAAEGRILGVLVEKAATVPDTYPLSLNALVAGCNQKTARQPVMELSEHEVLLALDGLKRLSLVVELSGSRVVRFEHNAGRVLGLPSQSVALLAVLLLRGPQTAAELRLNAERLHRFADISSVEGFLDELATKVPPRVVKLARSPGEREARWAELLTGESTETPPFGLSLSKPSAPDAGPSTGSGRTEAGPGLRFVLPTEVRRVHELVMPLRWGDMDAMGHVNNTLYFRYMEVCRLDWIFSVGVDPKLSTAGPVIINAFCNFLRQLEFPGEVRVTMSVANPGRSSFDTFHTIERMDEPGVVYAEGGARTVWTDYAAKRSAPMPDWFRARLTG encoded by the coding sequence ATGCGGACGCTGAACGCGGCCGAGGGCCGCATCCTGGGCGTGCTGGTGGAGAAGGCCGCCACCGTGCCCGACACCTACCCGCTGAGCCTGAACGCGCTGGTGGCCGGCTGCAACCAGAAGACGGCGCGGCAGCCGGTGATGGAGCTGTCGGAGCACGAGGTGCTGCTGGCGCTGGACGGGCTCAAGCGCCTGAGCCTGGTGGTCGAGCTCAGCGGCAGCCGTGTCGTGCGCTTCGAGCACAACGCGGGCCGCGTGCTGGGCCTGCCCTCGCAGAGCGTCGCGCTGCTCGCGGTGCTGCTGCTGCGCGGGCCGCAGACGGCAGCCGAGCTGCGGCTGAACGCCGAGCGGCTGCACCGCTTTGCCGACATCTCGTCGGTGGAGGGCTTCCTCGACGAGCTGGCGACGAAGGTGCCGCCGCGCGTGGTGAAGCTGGCGCGCTCGCCGGGCGAGCGCGAGGCGCGCTGGGCGGAGCTGTTGACGGGTGAGTCGACGGAAACACCACCGTTCGGGCTGAGCTTGTCGAAGCCCAGCGCGCCGGACGCAGGCCCTTCGACAGGCTCAGGGCGAACGGAAGCGGGACCCGGCCTGCGCTTCGTGCTGCCCACGGAGGTACGGCGGGTGCACGAGTTGGTGATGCCGCTGCGCTGGGGCGACATGGACGCCATGGGCCACGTCAACAACACGCTCTATTTCCGCTACATGGAGGTCTGCCGGCTCGACTGGATCTTTTCGGTCGGCGTCGACCCCAAGCTCTCGACCGCCGGGCCGGTGATCATCAACGCCTTCTGCAACTTCCTGCGCCAGCTGGAGTTCCCGGGCGAGGTGCGCGTCACGATGAGCGTGGCCAACCCGGGGCGCAGCAGCTTCGACACCTTCCACACGATCGAGCGGATGGACGAGCCGGGTGTGGTTTACGCCGAGGGCGGGGCGCGCACGGTGTGGACGGACTACGCCGCGAAGCGCTCGGCGCCGATGCCGGACTGGTTCCGCGCCCGGCTCACAGGCTGA
- a CDS encoding SDR family oxidoreductase codes for MAYTLDLSGRVAFVTGASSGLGAQFARALAAAGAGVVLAARRVERLKTLRAEIESQGGDAHVVTLDVTDTDSIAAAVAHAETEMGAIDILVNNSGVGSTEKLTEATPESYDRTFDTNVRGAFFVAQAVAKRMIARSKGEAPGTFTGGRIVNIASMAGLRAWPNIGVYCMSKATVVHMTRVMALEWGRYGINVNALCPGYIDTEINHHVWHTEAGQKMIKGFPRQRVGQPSDLDALLVLLCANESHFVNGAVITADDGQAI; via the coding sequence ATGGCCTACACCCTCGATCTTTCCGGCCGCGTGGCCTTCGTCACCGGCGCCTCCAGCGGGCTGGGTGCCCAGTTTGCGCGCGCGCTGGCCGCGGCCGGCGCCGGCGTGGTGCTGGCGGCCCGCCGTGTGGAGCGGCTGAAGACGCTGCGCGCCGAGATCGAGAGCCAGGGCGGCGACGCCCACGTGGTGACCCTGGACGTCACCGACACCGACAGCATCGCCGCCGCGGTGGCGCACGCCGAGACGGAGATGGGCGCCATCGACATCCTCGTCAACAACAGCGGCGTCGGCAGCACCGAGAAGCTCACCGAGGCCACGCCCGAGAGCTACGACCGCACCTTCGACACCAACGTGCGCGGCGCGTTCTTCGTCGCCCAGGCGGTGGCCAAGCGCATGATCGCGCGCAGCAAGGGCGAGGCGCCGGGCACGTTCACGGGCGGTCGCATCGTCAACATCGCCTCGATGGCCGGGCTGCGTGCCTGGCCCAACATCGGCGTCTACTGCATGAGCAAGGCCACGGTGGTGCACATGACGCGCGTGATGGCGCTGGAGTGGGGTCGGTACGGCATCAACGTCAACGCCCTCTGCCCGGGCTACATCGACACCGAGATCAACCACCACGTGTGGCACACCGAGGCCGGGCAGAAGATGATCAAGGGCTTCCCGCGCCAGCGTGTGGGCCAGCCGTCCGATCTGGACGCGCTGCTGGTGCTGCTGTGCGCGAACGAGAGTCACTTCGTCAACGGCGCCGTCATCACCGCCGACGACGGCCAGGCGATATGA
- a CDS encoding ABC transporter ATP-binding protein, giving the protein MLSLHRLSKRFGDVPVFSEVSLELAGGEFVALLGESGVGKSTLLNCIAGLEQADSGDLRLDGIDLAALGEAGLAEVRRERLGFVFQAFHVLPHLTVAENVELPLRLLGRPDATRVKQLLADVGLNGLGARLPAQLSGGQLQRVAIARAVVHAPRLILADEPTGNLDPTTAERVLQVLRQQVRGSGAACLLVTHSAAATAAADRVLRLTPTGIEPARA; this is encoded by the coding sequence ATGCTGAGCCTGCACCGCCTCTCCAAGCGCTTCGGCGACGTGCCCGTGTTCAGCGAGGTCTCGCTGGAGCTGGCCGGCGGCGAGTTCGTGGCCCTGCTGGGCGAGTCGGGCGTGGGCAAGAGCACGCTGTTGAACTGCATCGCAGGCCTGGAGCAGGCCGACAGCGGCGACCTGCGTCTGGACGGCATCGACCTGGCCGCGCTTGGCGAGGCGGGCCTGGCCGAGGTGCGCCGCGAGCGGCTGGGCTTCGTCTTCCAGGCCTTCCACGTGCTGCCGCACCTGACGGTGGCCGAGAACGTGGAGCTGCCCCTGCGGCTGCTGGGCCGGCCCGATGCCACCCGAGTCAAGCAGCTGCTGGCCGACGTGGGGCTCAACGGTCTGGGCGCGCGGCTGCCGGCGCAGCTGTCGGGTGGGCAGCTGCAGCGCGTGGCCATCGCGCGCGCGGTGGTGCACGCACCGCGCTTGATCCTGGCCGACGAGCCCACCGGCAACCTCGACCCCACCACCGCCGAGCGTGTGCTGCAGGTGCTGCGCCAGCAGGTGCGCGGCAGTGGCGCGGCCTGCTTGCTCGTCACGCACTCGGCCGCGGCCACGGCGGCGGCCGACCGCGTGCTGCGGCTCACGCCCACCGGCATCGAACCGGCCCGGGCGTAA
- a CDS encoding ABC transporter permease yields the protein MTPALLRLLLWRELRHHPWRHATALLAVALGVALAWSVHLINQSALAEFSAAVRAANGDADLSLRGPAVPDALFERVAQDAAVEIASPVLEIDTLLERPDGRRVAVRVIGLDVLRAAPLAPELLPRAADPESKDRDGDREGQRRFSAFDPDAAFVNAAALAALGGRPPERIALQSGPATVSLRHAGSVAVGGTPVVVMDLAGAQAHFSALGRLTRIDLRLAPGTDPDAWVRGLELPEGVRAATPGADEQRVSNLSRAYRVNLTVLALVALFVGAFLVFSVVSLGVAQRAPALALLGVLGLSAAQRRTLVLAECTALGLAGALLGLVAGTAMAAAALRWMAGDLGGGYFPGIAPRLQVEPLGVAVFGALGLVSALVGGWWPARQAERLAPAQALKGLGFALGAGAPPAWPGLALVGTGALAALAPPVAGLPLAAYAAVALLLVGGVALIPTTVHALLARWPRPQGALALLALQRARHQRGTATAAVAGVVASLALSVAITVMVASFRDGVARWLDTVLPADLYARTATSSAVANQAWLPPGFVAQAAAVPGVLRVEAARVVPVVLDESRPAVVLVARPLADPAAVLPLLAAPRPAPAGAVGVFVSEALVSLYGAAPGRPFTMPVAGTPRELWVRGVWRDYARQFGTVVIDEADYRRLSGDGRVNDLALWLAPGTVAFDVQQALRAAVPEPGLLEFASSAELRKLSLRIFDRSFAVTHYLQAVAIAIGLVGIAASLSAQVLARRKEFGLLAHLGLVRGDVVRLVAAEALAWVAAGVLMGLVLGVAISLVLVFVVNPQSFHWTMDLVLPWASLAALALAVLAAGVATAALTARNAARAPAVRAVREDW from the coding sequence ATGACCCCGGCCCTGCTGCGCCTGCTGCTGTGGCGCGAGTTGCGCCACCATCCGTGGCGCCATGCCACTGCGCTGCTGGCTGTGGCGCTGGGCGTGGCGCTGGCGTGGTCGGTGCACCTCATCAACCAGTCGGCGCTGGCCGAGTTCAGCGCCGCCGTGCGCGCCGCCAACGGCGACGCCGACCTCTCGCTGCGCGGCCCCGCCGTGCCCGACGCGCTCTTCGAGCGCGTGGCGCAGGACGCCGCGGTGGAGATCGCCAGCCCCGTGCTGGAGATCGACACGCTGCTTGAGCGCCCCGACGGCCGCCGCGTGGCCGTTCGCGTGATCGGGCTGGACGTCCTGCGCGCCGCGCCGCTGGCGCCGGAGCTGCTGCCGCGCGCGGCCGATCCGGAGAGCAAAGACCGTGACGGCGACCGCGAAGGCCAGCGGCGCTTCTCCGCCTTCGACCCCGACGCGGCCTTTGTCAACGCCGCGGCGCTGGCGGCGCTGGGCGGAAGGCCGCCCGAGCGCATCGCGCTGCAAAGCGGCCCGGCCACCGTGTCGCTGCGCCACGCCGGCAGCGTGGCCGTGGGCGGCACGCCGGTGGTGGTGATGGACCTCGCCGGGGCGCAAGCCCACTTCAGCGCGCTCGGCCGTCTCACCCGCATCGACCTGCGTCTGGCCCCCGGCACCGACCCCGATGCCTGGGTGCGCGGCCTTGAGCTGCCCGAGGGCGTGCGCGCCGCCACGCCGGGGGCCGATGAGCAGCGCGTGTCGAACCTGTCGCGCGCGTACCGCGTCAACCTCACGGTGCTGGCGCTGGTGGCGCTGTTCGTCGGCGCCTTCCTGGTGTTCTCGGTGGTGTCGCTGGGCGTGGCGCAGCGCGCACCGGCACTGGCGCTGCTGGGCGTGCTGGGGCTGTCGGCGGCACAGCGGCGCACGCTGGTGCTGGCCGAGTGCACGGCGCTGGGCCTGGCGGGCGCCCTGCTGGGCCTCGTGGCCGGCACGGCGATGGCCGCTGCGGCGCTGCGCTGGATGGCCGGCGACCTGGGTGGTGGCTACTTCCCCGGCATCGCGCCGCGGCTGCAGGTGGAGCCGCTGGGCGTGGCCGTGTTCGGCGCGCTGGGTCTGGTGTCGGCGCTGGTGGGCGGCTGGTGGCCGGCGCGGCAGGCCGAGCGGCTGGCGCCGGCGCAGGCGCTCAAGGGCCTGGGCTTTGCGCTGGGCGCGGGCGCGCCGCCGGCCTGGCCCGGGCTGGCGCTGGTGGGCACGGGCGCGCTGGCCGCGCTGGCGCCGCCGGTGGCCGGGCTGCCGCTGGCGGCCTACGCTGCCGTGGCCCTGCTGTTGGTGGGCGGCGTGGCGCTGATCCCGACCACCGTGCATGCGCTGCTGGCGCGCTGGCCACGGCCGCAGGGCGCGCTGGCGCTGCTGGCGCTGCAGCGCGCGCGCCACCAGCGCGGCACGGCCACGGCGGCGGTGGCCGGCGTGGTGGCCAGCCTGGCGCTGAGTGTGGCCATCACGGTGATGGTGGCCAGCTTCCGCGACGGCGTGGCGCGCTGGCTCGACACCGTGCTGCCGGCCGACCTGTACGCCCGCACCGCGACGAGCAGCGCCGTGGCCAACCAGGCCTGGCTGCCGCCTGGCTTCGTGGCCCAGGCCGCCGCGGTGCCCGGCGTGCTGCGCGTCGAGGCCGCGCGGGTGGTGCCGGTGGTGCTGGACGAGAGCCGCCCGGCCGTCGTGCTGGTGGCGCGGCCGCTGGCCGACCCCGCCGCCGTGCTGCCGCTGCTGGCCGCGCCGCGGCCGGCGCCGGCGGGCGCGGTGGGCGTGTTCGTCAGCGAGGCGCTGGTGTCGCTGTACGGCGCTGCGCCGGGCCGGCCGTTCACGATGCCGGTGGCCGGCACGCCCCGCGAGCTGTGGGTGCGCGGCGTGTGGCGCGACTATGCGCGCCAGTTCGGCACGGTGGTGATCGATGAGGCCGACTACCGGCGCCTGAGCGGCGACGGGCGTGTCAACGACCTCGCGCTGTGGCTCGCCCCCGGCACCGTGGCGTTCGACGTGCAGCAGGCGCTGCGGGCCGCCGTGCCCGAGCCGGGGCTGCTGGAGTTCGCCAGCAGCGCCGAGCTGCGCAAGCTCTCGTTGCGCATCTTCGATCGCAGCTTTGCCGTCACGCACTACCTGCAGGCGGTCGCCATCGCCATCGGCCTGGTGGGCATCGCGGCCTCGTTGAGCGCACAGGTGCTGGCGCGGCGCAAGGAGTTCGGGCTGCTGGCCCACCTGGGCCTCGTGCGCGGCGACGTCGTGCGGCTGGTCGCCGCCGAGGCGCTGGCCTGGGTGGCTGCCGGCGTGCTGATGGGGCTGGTGCTGGGCGTGGCGATCAGCCTGGTGCTGGTGTTCGTCGTCAACCCGCAGAGCTTTCACTGGACCATGGACCTCGTGCTGCCCTGGGCGAGCCTGGCGGCGCTGGCCCTGGCCGTGCTGGCGGCCGGCGTGGCCACCGCGGCGCTGACGGCGCGCAACGCGGCGCGCGCCCCGGCCGTGCGCGCCGTGCGGGAGGACTGGTGA
- a CDS encoding carotenoid 1,2-hydratase, which produces MNPARRRWLAAWLGATGLAPALAAGEPAENDDIPRRGRRLRFPRDHGAHPGCRTEWWYLTGWLGTETQPVGGFQVTFFRRRTGLAQGHPSRFAARQLLFAHAAVTLLTPDGARHVHDQRIVRWTGDPAAPLAAAAQDTARVHIGPWRVALEEDAAGARWTSRIPARDFTLELELARTQPLLLQGDAGFSRKGPDEAQSSHYVTEPRLAVRGRITVQGREQPFADGRAWMDHEWSEALLHPQAVGWDWIGVNLFDGGALTAFQLRRADGSALWAGGSHRAAGGAVRAFEPAELRFEAVRRWRSPATGVSWPVAWRVVTPAGRHEVRALADAQELDSRASTGTLYWEGLSELVNEAGRRIGLGYLELTGYGGALRL; this is translated from the coding sequence GTGAACCCCGCCCGCCGCCGCTGGCTGGCTGCCTGGCTGGGCGCCACGGGCCTGGCGCCCGCGCTGGCCGCAGGCGAGCCGGCCGAGAACGACGACATCCCGCGTCGCGGCCGCAGGCTGCGCTTCCCGCGCGACCACGGCGCCCACCCGGGCTGCCGCACCGAGTGGTGGTACCTCACCGGCTGGCTGGGCACCGAGACGCAGCCGGTGGGCGGCTTCCAGGTGACCTTCTTCCGCAGACGCACGGGCTTGGCGCAGGGCCACCCCAGCCGCTTCGCGGCACGGCAGCTGCTGTTCGCGCACGCCGCCGTCACCCTGCTCACCCCCGACGGCGCGCGCCACGTGCACGACCAACGCATCGTGCGCTGGACCGGCGACCCCGCCGCGCCCCTGGCCGCCGCCGCGCAGGACACCGCCCGCGTGCACATCGGCCCCTGGCGGGTGGCGCTGGAGGAAGACGCCGCCGGCGCGCGCTGGACGAGCCGCATCCCCGCACGCGACTTCACGCTCGAGCTCGAGCTGGCGCGCACGCAGCCGCTGCTGCTGCAGGGCGACGCCGGCTTCAGCCGCAAGGGGCCCGACGAGGCGCAGTCCAGCCACTACGTCACCGAGCCGCGGCTGGCGGTGCGCGGCCGCATCACGGTGCAGGGCCGCGAGCAGCCCTTTGCCGACGGCCGCGCCTGGATGGACCATGAGTGGAGCGAGGCGCTGCTGCACCCCCAGGCCGTGGGCTGGGACTGGATCGGCGTCAACCTGTTCGACGGCGGCGCGCTGACGGCCTTCCAGCTGCGGCGGGCCGACGGCAGCGCACTGTGGGCCGGCGGCAGCCATCGCGCGGCCGGCGGCGCGGTGCGGGCCTTCGAGCCGGCCGAGCTGCGCTTCGAGGCCGTGCGCCGCTGGCGCAGCCCGGCCACCGGCGTGAGTTGGCCCGTGGCCTGGCGCGTGGTCACGCCGGCCGGCCGCCACGAGGTGCGGGCCTTGGCCGACGCGCAGGAGCTCGACAGCCGCGCCAGCACCGGCACCTTGTACTGGGAAGGCCTGTCCGAGCTGGTGAACGAGGCCGGGCGCCGCATCGGCCTGGGCTACCTGGAACTCACGGGCTACGGCGGCGCCTTGCGGCTGTAG